DNA from Streptomyces rishiriensis:
CCGACCTCGGTCAGCCGGGGGTACCGCTCGATCTCGATGCGCCAGCCCTGGTCGTCCGTCAGGTGGAAGTGGAAGACGTTGAGTTTGTGCGCCGCCATCAGGTCCAGGTAGCGCAGGACGCCGTCCTTGGGCATGAAGTGGCGGGCGACGTCGAGCATCAGGCCGCGCCAGCGGAAGCGGGGGGCGTCCTCGATGATCTGGTGCGGGACGCCGTAGGTGATCCCGGGCCGCACGGGGGCGCGCCGGAACGCGTGCCGGCCGAGCAGCTGACGCAGCGTCTGCGCGCCCCAGAAGACACCGGCCGGGCTTCCGCCGAGGATCTCGATGCCCCGGGTGGCGACGACGCTCAGCCGGTACGCCTCCGGCTCCATCGTGTCGTCCAGACACAGCCGCACGGAGTCGCGGGCGCCCTGCGGCCCGGGACGCAGGGGCACCCCGAAGGCCGCGCCCAGGGTGGCGCGCAGCCAGCGTTCGGTGCCCTCCGTGCCGGGCGCGGCCCACACGGTGGTGTGCTCGTCGATGTCGACACCGCAGCGCTTGGGGCCCTCCACGGCACGCGGCGCGGGGACGAGGTCGACGAGGTCGAATGCAGAAGTCACATCAGTCCTTTACCGCTCCGCCCAGCCCGGAGACCAGCCGTCGCTGTACGAGTACGAAGAACACCAGAACCGGAATCGTCATGACCGTGGAACCCGCCATCACCCCGCCCCAGTCGGGGTCGTCCGGCTCGTAGAAGACCAGCAGGGCCATCGGCAGCGTCGACTGCGAGGTGTCGCTGATGATGAAGGACTTGGCGAACAGGAAGTCGTTCCAGGCGGAGATGAAGGAAAACACGCTCGTGGCCACCAGACCCGGCAGGACGAGCGGGAAAAGGATCTGCCACATAAAGCGCGTACGGCTCGCCCCGTCGAGGTACGCGGCCTCCTCCAGCGCTTCCGGAACCGCTTTCACGAACCCTCTCAGCATCCAGATCGCGAAGGGCAGTGAGAAAGCGATGTGCGGCAGGATCAGGGAGCCCAGGGTGTTCAGCTGGCCGAAGTCCCGCATGAGGAAGAACAACGGGATCGTCAGCGCCTCCACGGGCACCATCTGGGCCACCAGGAACATGATCAGCAGGGTGGTGCGGAAGCGGAACCGGAACCGGGTCACGGCGGTCGCGGCGAGAAACGCGATCACTCCGGAGGCGATCACCACCGCACCCGCCACGACCAGGCTGTTGAGGAAGTAGCGGCCGAATTCCTGCTGCCCGAAGACGCGCCGGAAGGAATCCAGGGAGGGTGCGAGCGTCCACGGCCGTGGCTCGCTCGAGCGGATCTCCCCGGCCGGTTTGAAGGCGCCCAGCACCATCCAGTACAGCGGGAAGGCGACGACCACCGCGACCAGCAGCGCGCAGGCCTCGGCGGCGAACCGCCATGGACGGGCCACCGCGCCCCGCACAGAACGCACGCTTCCGCGTTTCGCGACTCCTCTCACAGTTCCTCCCCCTGTCGGCGCAGCAGCCGCAGATAGACCAGCGTGACGGCGAGCAGGATCAGCAGCATCACGACGCCGATCGCCGCTCCCAGGCCGTACTGCGAGGAGGCGAAGGCCTGTTGGTAGGCGTAGACGTTCAGGACGAGGTTCTGCCCGGCGATGCCGCCCCCGTTGGTCATCACGTAGATCTGGGTGAAGACCTTGAAGTCCCAGATGACCGACTGGATGGTGACGACCACGAGGATCGGGCGGAGCATCGGGGCCAGCACGGACCGCCAGATCCGCCACTGCGAGGCGCCGTCCAGCGCCGCCGCCTCCAGGACCTCGGACGGCACGGAACGGATCCCGGCGTAGACGGTGACCATCACGAACGGGAAGGAACACCAGACCACTTCGAGCAGGACGAGGAGGAAGGCGCTGAGGCGGCCGTACGTCCACGAGTGGTCGCCGAGGCCCAGCAGCCGGTTCACCGGACCGAAGTCGGGGTCGAACAGGAAGAGCCAGACCGTGGAGCCGGTGACCGCGGGGGTCGCCCAGGCGCCCATCGCGGCCAGCATCAGCGCCAGCCGCGGCACGGCACGCACGCGCGTGAGGAGCACGGCGAGTGCGCAGCCGACGGCCAGGGTGGAGACCACACAGGCCGTCGCGAAGACGACCGTCGACAGGAGCACCTGCCAGAACCGGTCGTCGGAGAAGACGTCCGCGTAGTTGCCGAAGCCCCGGAAGGCGGTGGGCTCCCCGCCGCTGACCTGGGCCTGGGTGTAGCGGAAGAGCGAGATCAGGCCGAGCTGGTAGACGGGGTAGGCGAGCAGCGCGGCGAGGACGACGAGCGCGGGCGCGAGGTAGAGCCAGGGCGCCGTCTGCCGCCGCCCCCTCCGCCCTGCCGAGGGGCGCGAGGCGGTATCGGATGTGCGGCCACCGCCGCGTGGGCGCGACCGGACTGCTGCGGCCCGCGGTCGCCCACGGACCTCGGCGGTTGAGCTGTCGGGTGTCATGGGCGTCACCCGGCGGAGCCGAACGCGGCGTCCATCTTCTTCGCGGCCTCCGCCGAGGCCGCGGCCACGTCCTTCCTGCCGCTGACGATCTCCTGGAACATCGTCGGCAGGACGAGGGAGGAGTCGATCTGCGACCACGCGGGCGACGCGGGCACGAACTCGGTCCCGGCGGCCAGGGTCTGCACGAAGGGCTTCACGAAGGGCTCCTTCGCGGCGGCCTGGTCCCGGACGTCCGTGAAGGTGGGCAGGAAGCCCATCGCGTCGAACAGCGCGGCCTGGGTCTTCTTCGAGGCGAGGGCCTCCATCAGCTGGACGGCGAGGGTGCGGTGCGAGGTGCTCTTCAGCACGCCGATGTTGTTGCCGCCCGCGAAGGCCGGGGCGATCGAGCCGGGCGTCACACCCGGCAGCGGTACGACGGCGTACTCGCCCTTCACCTTGCCGGCCTCCACGGCCGTGTGGCTGAAGTCGCCGCCGATCGCCATCCCGGCCTTGCCCGCGGCGAAGGCGGTGACGGTGTCGTTGCCGCCCATGCCCGCGCACTTGGCGGCGGGACAGTTGTCGTCCGAGAAGAGCGACGTGTACGCGGCGATGCCCTTCCGGGCGGCCGCGCTGTCGATGCCGGAGGCGTAGGAGCCGCTCTTTCCGGTGGCGAGTTCACCGCCGTTGGCCCATACGAAGGGC
Protein-coding regions in this window:
- a CDS encoding carbohydrate ABC transporter permease, coding for MRSVRGAVARPWRFAAEACALLVAVVVAFPLYWMVLGAFKPAGEIRSSEPRPWTLAPSLDSFRRVFGQQEFGRYFLNSLVVAGAVVIASGVIAFLAATAVTRFRFRFRTTLLIMFLVAQMVPVEALTIPLFFLMRDFGQLNTLGSLILPHIAFSLPFAIWMLRGFVKAVPEALEEAAYLDGASRTRFMWQILFPLVLPGLVATSVFSFISAWNDFLFAKSFIISDTSQSTLPMALLVFYEPDDPDWGGVMAGSTVMTIPVLVFFVLVQRRLVSGLGGAVKD
- a CDS encoding carbohydrate ABC transporter permease, with translation MTPDSSTAEVRGRPRAAAVRSRPRGGGRTSDTASRPSAGRRGRRQTAPWLYLAPALVVLAALLAYPVYQLGLISLFRYTQAQVSGGEPTAFRGFGNYADVFSDDRFWQVLLSTVVFATACVVSTLAVGCALAVLLTRVRAVPRLALMLAAMGAWATPAVTGSTVWLFLFDPDFGPVNRLLGLGDHSWTYGRLSAFLLVLLEVVWCSFPFVMVTVYAGIRSVPSEVLEAAALDGASQWRIWRSVLAPMLRPILVVVTIQSVIWDFKVFTQIYVMTNGGGIAGQNLVLNVYAYQQAFASSQYGLGAAIGVVMLLILLAVTLVYLRLLRRQGEEL
- a CDS encoding extracellular solute-binding protein; the protein is MKLPTRLAVLTAAALVVTACAPQTSGNSSSDTDDKTGTLRVWLFQEVGNQPKEQVVDAAVTAFEKAHEGAKVDVEYIPVETRAQRVKAAFNDPKSAPDVIEYGNTDTAGYVHDGGLLDVTEDFADWSEAKATDPTAKQSVTVDGKLYGAPFYVGVRALYYRTDVFEELGLAVPRTMAELAATARKIRAAEPDLYGLVVGGAYTYGAMPFVWANGGELATGKSGSYASGIDSAAARKGIAAYTSLFSDDNCPAAKCAGMGGNDTVTAFAAGKAGMAIGGDFSHTAVEAGKVKGEYAVVPLPGVTPGSIAPAFAGGNNIGVLKSTSHRTLAVQLMEALASKKTQAALFDAMGFLPTFTDVRDQAAAKEPFVKPFVQTLAAGTEFVPASPAWSQIDSSLVLPTMFQEIVSGRKDVAAASAEAAKKMDAAFGSAG